The Radiobacillus deserti genomic interval GTTTCTCCGTAAACTCTAGTGATTGGAAAATCATGCGGGCTACCCAGAAGAAAATAATATCAAAGCCTGTTACGAGTACACTTGTTGGAAAGTATCGTTTGAAGTCTTCCGCATCTTCATTAGGCCAGTTCATTGTTGAAAATGGCCAGAGCGCAGAAGAAAACCATGTATCTAATACATCTTCATCTTGCTCCCAATTTTCTGGGTCAGCTGGAGCTTCTTTGCCCACATAAATTTCTCCAGTTTCTTTGTGATACCACGCAGGAATACGATGGCCCCACCATAGCTGCCTCGAAATACACCAATCACGAATGTTTTCCATCCAGTGTAAATACGTCTTTTCAAAACGCTCTGGAACAAAATTCACTTTTTCATCGGCATTCTTTTGTAATTCAACCGCAGCATCTGCTAATGGTTGCATTTTCACAAACCATTGGGTAGATAAGTAAGGCTCCACGACTGCTCCGCTTCGCTCAGAATGTCCAACAGAATGTGTATGGTCTTCTATTTTGAACAGAACGTCCATGTCTTGTAAATCCTGAACAATTTGTTTGCGACATTCGAAGCGATCTAGTCCTTGATATTTACCAGCCTTCTCATTCATCGTACCATCTTCATTCATGACAAGAATTCTGTCTAAATCATGACGATTTCCAATTTCAAAGTCATTCGGATCATGTGCCGGAGTAATTTTAACTGCACCGGAACCAAATTCCATGTCTACATAATCATCTCCGACAATCGGAATTTCTCGATTCGTAATCGGTAAAACAACCGTTTTTCCAATCAAGTGTTTATAACGCTCATCGTCTGGATGTACCGCAACTGCTGTATCACCTAGCATCGTTTCTGGGCGTGTTGTAGCAATTTCTATATAACCAGAACCGTCTTTTAATGGATAGCGCATATGATAAAAATGCCCTTGTACATCTTCATAAATAACTTCGATGTCAGATAGAGCTGTTTTCGTTGCAGGATCCCAGTTAATGATATATTCGCCACGGTATATAAGCCCTTTTTCATAAAGACTTACGAATACCTCTTTAACCGCATTGGAAAGACCCTCGTCTAATGTAAAACGCTCTCGACTATAGTCTAAACCAAGACCTAGCTTTGCCCATTGTTGACGAATAAAATCCGCATATTCTTCTTTCCAGTCCCAAACACGCTCCACAAATTTTTCTCGTCCTAAATCGTATTTATTTTCACCTTGCTCCCGGAGCTTTGCTTCTACCTTGGCTTGTGTTGCAATTCCTGCATGATCCATACCAGGTAGCCATAAAACGTCATACCCTTGCATTCTCTTATAGCGAGTAATAATATCCTGTAACGTCAAATCAAGCGCGTGACCGATGTGAAGCTTCCCAGTTACATTTGGGGGAGGAATGACCACTGAAAAGGGCTGTTTACGTTCGTCCCCTGTTGCTTCAAAAAACTTTCCATCCAACCAAAACTGATAGCGATCCTTTTCTACAGAAGTCGAATCATATTTTGGTGGTAATGAAGGCTGTTGTTTCTCTTCCATTACGTTTTCCTCCTTTATATCTATGAACAGTTAGTTTTCTTTTTGTCCCTTTTTTGCCGCGAGTTCAGCCAAACCAATAAAAAAACCCTTTTCATCCAAAAAAGGACGAAAAGGACTATCTCCGTGGTACCACCTTTATTTGCAGACACCAAAGGACTGCACACTCATCAAATAACGGCTTTCAACCGGCTTCTTCTACTAAAAGACGTTCAAAGAAGCTGCATCCGGGGTGACCTTCCAAAGTGCACATTCCTAGGAAATCTTTCAGCAAATGATTTCCCTCTCTTTAGGTGTTTCCTTTGTACTCTTCCCATCTTCGCATTTAACTGTTCTATGTTATTTGTTATTTTATCCAAAAATCTGCAAAAAAGTCAATAGAGAAGGAAAACTTGGCAAAAACCTGGTTCATGCACAAAATAGGTCTGTCCATTCATAGAATACACCAAAATGATGGAAGGGGTAGAATGATGTCACGATTTTATCGCTATAAATTGCCACCATGGGCACGAAATTGTTTAGTTGTCTGCGAAAACGTTACTTTACCACTATTAATCTTTCAAGCCATTCGGACGATTTTTTTTCCGACAACATTTGATGTCCTTCTTTGTGGAATCTTATTAGGAATATACCTAGCTTTTTATTTGAAATGGATTTAATCTGTAGCGGATGATTCCTCCATATTTTGTTCTCTAAGTTCTTTGATTCTTTGCTGAAGCTTTAAACCAGCAATGATTCTTCGATAATGGTATTCCAAATAACGAATTTGAAAGGGCTGTGGCCGCTTGTATTCCCTCTTTAAATAACGCTGAATAACATTCATATAATAGCTTGGATTTAAACTATGGATAGCCAATAAGTTTTTTTCGTATTCTTCAAGTGGATTAGAAGCTTCATATACAGGTAGTGATTGGATTATATAATCAATGCGGTTATCATGATACTTCGCCTCATAAAATAAGTAGCTAGCCAAATCTTGTACAGGTGGCCCAAAATAAGCATGTTCCCAATTAATAAAATACGTCATGTCCTGTTGAAACACCTTATGTGAGGAACGGAGATTGCCATGACAAAGAGAAATGGTAATGGAGGTCATTTTCTCTATTTCCTCCAAATACGTATCATACCACTCATGTAATACGTGAAAAGCTCGAATCAAATCACGATAATGTGTGCAAACACGTAACTCAAACGGTGCCATATATCGTCTTCGTTCGAACTTTTCCACATAGGATGTTAGTCTGTGTTCCATTTGATTTAACTGCTTCTTTTCTTTTTTAATTTGCTTTCCAGCGAGCTGTCGATCGAATGGATAGGATTGTTTCGATTGTTTATGGATGGTTCCTAATTCTTTCATAAAGGATTCCATTTCATGCTCTGGCTCATCCACTTCTCTACTT includes:
- a CDS encoding valine--tRNA ligase; amino-acid sequence: MEEKQQPSLPPKYDSTSVEKDRYQFWLDGKFFEATGDERKQPFSVVIPPPNVTGKLHIGHALDLTLQDIITRYKRMQGYDVLWLPGMDHAGIATQAKVEAKLREQGENKYDLGREKFVERVWDWKEEYADFIRQQWAKLGLGLDYSRERFTLDEGLSNAVKEVFVSLYEKGLIYRGEYIINWDPATKTALSDIEVIYEDVQGHFYHMRYPLKDGSGYIEIATTRPETMLGDTAVAVHPDDERYKHLIGKTVVLPITNREIPIVGDDYVDMEFGSGAVKITPAHDPNDFEIGNRHDLDRILVMNEDGTMNEKAGKYQGLDRFECRKQIVQDLQDMDVLFKIEDHTHSVGHSERSGAVVEPYLSTQWFVKMQPLADAAVELQKNADEKVNFVPERFEKTYLHWMENIRDWCISRQLWWGHRIPAWYHKETGEIYVGKEAPADPENWEQDEDVLDTWFSSALWPFSTMNWPNEDAEDFKRYFPTSVLVTGFDIIFFWVARMIFQSLEFTEKRPFDDVLIHGLVRDPQGRKMSKSLGNGIDPMEVIEKYGADSVRYFLATGNTPGQDMRFNWEKVESTWNFINKIWNASRFALMNMEGMTYDEIDLTGEKSVADKWILTRLNQTIEQVTKNVDKYEFGEAGRYLYNFIWDDFCDWYIEMAKLPLYGEDEVAKKTTRSILAYVLDHTMRMLHPFMPFVTEEIWQSLPHEGASIAVSKWPQVREDLHDEQAAEEMKRLVGIIRAVRNIRAEVDTPMSKQIQLLIQAENDAIVTELNKNKHYLEKFCNPSALDIATKVVAPDKAMSAVVTGAALYLPLEGLIDVGKEIERLEKELEKWTKEVERVEKKLSNQGFVQKAPAKVVEEEKQKQQEYMEKQSRVQARLAELKS
- a CDS encoding phosphotransferase, encoding MDHIQEVLENYQIASTNIIPITSRVYKIQSHHLSFALKRSKLDENSLRKWQQVYNIANKQHLSSILPVFLTKGQDISYLYDGNYYYLSPWCESREVDEPEHEMESFMKELGTIHKQSKQSYPFDRQLAGKQIKKEKKQLNQMEHRLTSYVEKFERRRYMAPFELRVCTHYRDLIRAFHVLHEWYDTYLEEIEKMTSITISLCHGNLRSSHKVFQQDMTYFINWEHAYFGPPVQDLASYLFYEAKYHDNRIDYIIQSLPVYEASNPLEEYEKNLLAIHSLNPSYYMNVIQRYLKREYKRPQPFQIRYLEYHYRRIIAGLKLQQRIKELREQNMEESSATD